The stretch of DNA aAAATTCTTATAAATATTTGGCACAGCATTGGTTCAAAGTGTATTCAAAGTGCAAAGCAGCAGCATTGTGTACGATAAACATGCATGGataaaggtaattgcaacttcttatcttttttctcagaattgtgtgatacaAACTTGCCAATtctaagaaataaagtcacaattttgAGAAATGACTAGGGAGTCAGAATTGGGAGATACAAAgttgcaattacttttttttttattcagtggctaAAACAGGCTCCCATAGAATACAGTGAATCTTCTGGCACCCTCCCATTCCATACAACCCAAAGCAAGCAAGTCACATGCTCATCTctgaaactgaaactaaacaGACTTTGTTTGCACAGTGAAATGGCGGAGGCTGCTCTCGCGCTCTGCTGTCCAGTCTGTCTGGATGTTCCCAGGAATCCTGTGACCATTCcctgtggacacagttactgtatGAGTTGTATCACAGGCTGCTGGGATCAGGAGGATCAGATGAGAGTCTACAGCTgccctcagtgcagacagaccttcagtCCCAGACCTGCTCTCAGAAAAAACACCATGCTAGCGGATCTGGCAGAGAAACTAAGGATCGAGGTGCCCGAGGCCTCTCTCTGTTACGCTGAGCTCGATGATGTGCCGTGTGATGTCTGCACAGGGAGAAAATGCAAAGCTGTGAAATCATGCTTGGTGTGTTTGGTGTCCTTTTGCGAGCTCCACCTGAAGCCGCACCGGGTGTCTTCAGCATATGAGGGCCATAAATTAGTCACGGCGTCTCGTAAGATCAAGGCGATGATTTGTTCTACTCATAAGAAGCCGCTGGAGGTTTACTGTCAGACAGATAAACGGTTTGTGTGTTTGATTTGTGTTCTGACGGAACACAGAGATCACGACATTGTGTCAGCTTCCACTGAAAGACAATCTAAACAGGTAAATGCAGTCTCCACCTATGGCAGGTGCGGCTAGAAGTGATAGGCTACAGGAAAATAAGAGAATCAGTGATGCAAACTTAAAATATGAgacaatagttcacccaaaaatgaaaaatccatcattaattattcaccctcatgtctttccaaacttGGCTGTTAAAGGTGTGAGAATGAGTGAGGTTAAGAATAGTGCTATAATAACCCCACAAATAAAACTCATTATATACACCaacactttaaaagagacagagatgtagatgtttgtgaaagatgttttctctgttttggagggatGAACATTGTTAAGTTGCACcatatttattgcatcaaaaattgttaatattttactataGGTTAGGggtggataattttatcagttgtttattaaTCATGCAACAATACCtacatattactgttatagttttcattaataatcATTGCTATATAGATTATAACTTTGCCTAGTgcttttatgaatgtttttagcatTTCATTCTGTAACCTACTTGTTGTACAGATCTGTGttaaatgctactgtttttgaTAACATTTCTGACCGATAATATCATAAAATGTTTGCGTTTCTATTACCGAATGTGGTAACCTGTCAGCAATAACCTGTCCATGGGCTTTTTTTGATTATTGTCAGTTTAAGTAGTTTACCGGCGATgtagtgttgccagatattactataaaaacaaataaaaaccgaaaacgaaataaaaattaaaccaaaaagatttcaaatctttgtaaataagataagataaaaagatattgctgaccccaaactacAACTTTCCACTTGattaactttctaaagtgtcaaattaagtggAAAGAAACGACAAGTCAAAAACGCTTATAATATGTAGATCTGGCAACAGAAACTGCGCCGCCAGCATCTTGCAGCGATCATTTTCATATCACAGACGCTAAACATTCAAACTGTCTAAACTTTATTATGTAGACATACATATGAGGAGttttaaacagcaaattagtaattcagagaacaaattttatttttgaatttacaGAGGTCCTGTGTTCTGTCGATTCATGCTAACTTACCTGTGAGATTttgctacctcccattaaaaattaaaaataggtAGTAGTACAATTCGACAACGAAAAATGCTACCTGTCAAATTATGGttgcaaatacagtaattatgtgCTATTTGTAGTTGtggctacactgtaaaaaaaaatccgtaaaatttatggtaaaaaaaacggcagctgtggttgccggaattctaccgtaaaatatacggtagcaacattttaggttttacggttttaacttaaatttacagttaaataccgtaatttaattaactgatattatgttaatataccaacctattgaagtactgacatctgttttgtacctttgtaatacactgataaccaccaaatgcagaaggtgatgagaaagtcacatgatgaaccaaagcccatcacaagcagcttttaaacaatagcatatatagaaggtgcacagtgccattcacacaaacactaaacaccatcatggtgagactcattaaactgaaatatgcaataaacattcatttaacaacattagatgtaacatacaaccctaataaacataactgataagaaaagacttggaagaaacctagttatttcaaagaaaaaacataaaattcaaacaaaatttgaaatgcaacgcagagaattctgggaacatcaatttacgttttttccctttaaattttacattcttttttacttccaaaaactgtatttcaccgtaaaattgtctgaaatgtctattacagtttttcatcgtatatattaggggaacttaccgttaaccatttaacaggtttttaccgtagctttttcacagttttttaccgttaaaatcacggtcattttttacagtgtagaaggGATACAACAAACCaacaataaatacagttttctacctattagattgtttTATTAGCGTCTACACCTACaccaaccctaaccctaaacctacccctttaCAGTAATGAGCGTGAGAAAAAGGAATGCACACGTATGTGTGAATCTCTTGTGAATGGCGGAGGACAGTGACGCGGGAGAGAACAATTGTAGAATAAAttccttatttttgttttctttgtgcaaaaaaattattctcgtagcttcataacattatgattgaaccactgatgtcacatggactattttaacgatgtccttactacatttctgggccTGGGAACGTTTCAGTTGCATTGGTGTCTAATCAGGGTTAGCTCTcgtatttaatcaaaaataacttCATCTGAAGTGTTTGTGTAGCACTAAGTcagttcaatgttgattcagttcagaaGAAGGTGATCTCATATAAATATGATCTTTATTCACGGAATAAATTATTCTGCGTCTAAATTCCATCCACGTGAAGGACATTGTTTGTAGGCATTAGTTGAAGTAATGTGTTTGTCCACAGATAGAGATTGAAGAGATGCAAAGGAACACAGCAAAGAGAATTCAGAGAAGAGAGAGTGAATTAACCAAACTCACAACATTAGCAGAGACAATCAGGGTGAGTTTACTAACCAAAAATGACCCAAAAATGGaaactctgtcatcatttactcaccctcaagactttctttcttctgttgaacacaaaagaagatattttgaagaatgttgggaaTCAAACAGttggagggtgagtaaatgatgacagaatttatccCTCCAAGTGTTTTAAGTTGAAGGGTGTTGGACATTATTTACAGGACCCTCTCACCAAATCCCTTGTGTTTGCTAACAGAGCTCTGCCCAGGAAGCAGTGGACGACATGGAGAAAGTCTGTACTGAGCTGACAGACTCCATTAAGGCCCAAAGCAGTGAGATCATCCGTCTGATCAGAGCTCAGGAGGAGACGGCCATCGGTCAGTCTGAGACCGTTCGAGAGCAGCTACAGCAGGACATTACTGAGCTCCAGCAGCGAGATGAAGACCTTCAGCTGCTTTTACTTTCTGAAGATGACTTGCTGTTCCTCCAGGTTCCAGTAATATTTTTCGTGCTGTGGATCACTGCTTTTAAATGGATCTGTTAACAAAACACTCTGTTTGTCGTCCTTTGTTTTGTTGTAGAGTATTAGGTCTCTGTCAAATCCTCCAATGTTTGAAAATTCACCCAGAGTTCATTTGAGTCGTCGAGGCTTATTCGAAAATGTAAGGAAATCAATCTCTGAGAGAAATGACAGAATAATGGATTTACTCAAGGAGAGCCACATACGGTTATCTGAGAAAGGTGCGGTTACCACACTGACCCCATCATACAGATTTATTACTAACAATGTGAATCAAAATCTTCAGCTCTTTGTAAGACATAACAATAAACATACATGCAAGACATTACAATTTCAGAACtgtaaaggcctgttcacaccaaggactataacaataaataaaccgTTTTAATAATCACTCTTACTCTAAACGAACAGGAAAGTCCGCACCACATCTATAACTGCACAGGGCAATAAAAACACTGTCAGTGATTGAAAATTGTAATCTAATTAATCACATGATGTGCTGATTAATCTAACTAATCGCAAATTAGTTGCACATCAATTTTGGCTGAGAAATTACCCCccaaaagatcatttaaagATCATTTAAATCATTGCATGAATGATGAtaagaaatgatttttttcttattcatGTTGCTACAGGAAATAGAGCGTTATGGTGCGTTGGTGAACTACAATATTGTTATCGTTATAGTTCTTGTAAACAGGCCTGTCTAGTTATGCTTCCGTGATGCTTTTCACATGTACACAAGGCCCACCGTACATTCCCTTTTCGCTCAAAATGACATCGCATTTTTGTAAAGGTTCGAGAACGATGTTTACGCTGATTTTGAATTCTTTTTCTGCATTCCTCCACAGTTCAAAAAGTTCAGATTGTCCTGCCTCTCCACCCCAAGAACCGAGAAGATTTTTTGCCATGTAAGTTATCATTTTCAGGCATATCTGTTATTTCAAGTGtcatattatttacatttacattcagtcatttagcagatgcttttatccgaaggacaatggaagcaatcaaaatcaacaaaagagcaatgatatgcaagtgctataacaagtctcagttagcttaacacatagtaagtttttttaaattattataatataataaataaaaagaaaacagatagaatagaaaaagaatagagcacgCTAGTGCTACAggcctttttgcttttgttaactgtataataaataaaaagaaaacaaatacaaaaagattagaaagattagaaagatttttttaaataaagaaaacaagcagtagacaaatagagtgcaagtctaaaagggagaatagaattagaatagagagtgctctagagttagagggtcaaataaagatggaagagatgtgtttttagctgattcttgaagatggttaAGGGATTGAGTCGGGCacgagggaacagttaatgtaaaagtctgtgaaagtgattttgtgcctctttgggatgaacaataaagcgccgttcacttgcagaacgcaagcttctagaggcacacaagtctgaagtaatgaatttaggtaaaggagAGCAGAGCCAGACAAAcatcaatgccttgaattttacgCGAGCAGCTGTTGGTAGCCAGATTGATAAACAGAGGCGTCACATTTTCagctcattaaaaatgaatcttgCTGCCgcattctggattaattgtaaaggtttgatagaactggctggaagacctgccaagaga from Onychostoma macrolepis isolate SWU-2019 chromosome 12, ASM1243209v1, whole genome shotgun sequence encodes:
- the LOC131550837 gene encoding E3 ubiquitin/ISG15 ligase TRIM25-like, with the protein product MAEAALALCCPVCLDVPRNPVTIPCGHSYCMSCITGCWDQEDQMRVYSCPQCRQTFSPRPALRKNTMLADLAEKLRIEVPEASLCYAELDDVPCDVCTGRKCKAVKSCLVCLVSFCELHLKPHRVSSAYEGHKLVTASRKIKAMICSTHKKPLEVYCQTDKRFVCLICVLTEHRDHDIVSASTERQSKQIEIEEMQRNTAKRIQRRESELTKLTTLAETIRSSAQEAVDDMEKVCTELTDSIKAQSSEIIRLIRAQEETAIGQSETVREQLQQDITELQQRDEDLQLLLLSEDDLLFLQSIRSLSNPPMFENSPRVHLSRRGLFENVRKSISERNDRIMDLLKESHIRLSEKVQKVQIVLPLHPKNREDFLPYSYTMTPDLNTAHNNLHFSEGNTKMTWGTVQSNPDHPERFDRWWQVLNTEGLTGCWYWEVEWSGKVVIAVSYKSINTKGPGNECGFGHNDQSWCLCCSSSHYSFRHGNVETKLLKIPSSSRVGVYVDHSAGTVSFYSVSDTMSLIHTLQTTFTQPLYPGFGFRLGFLGSIQISPTAFSLK